Below is a genomic region from Streptomyces sp. NBC_00461.
CCCAGCCGCTGCAGCGGCCCTCCGCCTGGCGGACGTTGTTGTACGTGGGTCTCTTCGTGCTCGGCCTGGTCGTCGGCGCGGCCGGTGCGCTGGTGCAGGCCGGCTGGTTCCCGGGCGGGCTGCTGCTCGCGCTCGCGGGCGAGGCGGGCCTGTGCCTCGGCGGTGGACGGGCCACCGGCAGCCGGGGCGGGTCCATCGCGCCCGCCGCCGCTTGGATGATCGCCGTCATCCTGCTCACCGCCAGCAGACCCGAGGGCGACTTCCTCTTCGGCGCAGGAGG
It encodes:
- a CDS encoding DUF6113 family protein; the protein is MTERGSLLAQPLQRPSAWRTLLYVGLFVLGLVVGAAGALVQAGWFPGGLLLALAGEAGLCLGGGRATGSRGGSIAPAAAWMIAVILLTASRPEGDFLFGAGGGSYLFLLGGMAVAVICATLGQGRQPGGRDVRLGK